Genomic window (Streptomyces sp. RerS4):
TTCGAGGGTGAAACGGAAGGAGAAGGTCCCTTTTCTGGCGAATGGGTCGGAGCAAAACCGACATAAAGCGCCACCGTAATGATCATGCCGAAAGTGGCCGCAATGATCGTTGTCTTCGTCGCCGCTTTCATCCTCGCCATATGGCCGAAAATAGCCCAGTGAAAATGAGCCCCACCCGACAGGTCCGCCCCCGGATCCTCGCCGCGCTCCTCGCCCTCCCCCTGAGCCTCGTGCTCGCGGGCTGCGGACCGCTCGGCGACGAGACCCCGCAGCAGGGGCGCGCGGCCACGGGCAAGAACCGCTCCTTCACCGTCGCGGCGGCCGGCGACATCCTGATCCACCCCCAGCTCACCGACCAGGCCGCCCGCGACGCGCGGGCCGCCGGACGCACCGGCTACGACTTCGACCGGATCATGGCCGGGATCAAGCCCGTCATCGGCAAGGCCGACCTCGGCATCTGCCACATGGAGCCGGTCCTGGGCGAGCCGAACGGCCCGTTCCAGACCTACCCGGACTTCCTCGTCCCGCCGCAGATCGCCAAGGCGATCAAGAACGTCGGCTACGACACCTGCTCCACGGCCTCCAACCACACCCTCGACCACGGCCCCGAGGGCGTCTACCGCACCCTGGACACCCTCGACCGCGAGGGCCTGCGGCACACCGGCTCCGCCCGCGACAAGGAGGAGGCGGCCAAGCCGCTCGTCCTGGACGTCAAGGGCGTCAAGGTCGCGCAGATCTCCTACGCCTTCGGCTTCAACGGCCGCGAGGTCCCCAAGGACAAGCCGTGGCTGGCCAACCTCACCGACTTCAAGGCCATCGCCGCCGCCGAGAAGAAGGCCCGCGCCGCCGGCGCCGAGGTGGTGATCCTCTCCATCCACTGGGGCCGCGAACACCAGCCCAACCCCAGCAATCCGCAGCTGGAACTGGCCCGCAAGATCGCCGCTGAGACCGGGATCAACCTGGTCATCGGTCACCACGCGCACGTCGTCCAGCCGATGGAGAAGGTCGGCGGCATCTGGGTCGCGTACGGCCTCGGCAACCAGCTCGCCCGCCACGACGTGCCCAGCGGCCTCACCGAGGAGGGCGCGATCGGCTGGTTCGAGTTCGCCGAGAAGAACGGCCGGTGGGACGTGAAGGCCCGGTTCGTGCCCACCTTCACCGACATCCCGCCGGACCCCGAGACCGCCCCCGGCGCCGACCTGCCCGCCGCCGCGCCCAAGCCGGTACGCGACCACCGCCTGGTCGACGTCGTCGACGCCCTGCGCGGCGACGCCGGGCTGCTGCCCGAACAGCGCGCCCGCTACCGCCTGGCCTTCGAGCGCACCCAGGGGACGATGCTCAACCGCGGCGCCGCCAAGGACGGGCTCGCGCCCCTGAAGACCCTCCCGGACTGAGGCCGCGCCCCGCCGCCCCCCGCCGCCGCCTCCGTACGACACCTCGGACGCCGCCCCCACCCCGACACCACCACCCCGTACGCCTCCCCCTCCCAGCCGGGAAGCCGCCAGGAAGGACACCCTGTGGCCGCCACTGCCCCCAAGCGGCGACGCAAGGCCCGCCGCAGGGCCGACATGTCCCTGCTCGGCGGCATCCGACCGCCGATCACCGTGCTGTCGGTCCTGCTGCTCGTCCTGGCCGGGTTCACCGCGCTGAGCCTGGGCACCCTGCGCGAGGACCGCCTCCCCGAGGCCGTCCTCACCTCCCAGCAGCACTTCGCCGAGGACGGCGCCATCGCCCTGCGCGCCTCCCTCGACGAGAGCGTCACCGACCTCAACCGGGCGGCGTCGCTCTTCTCCGCCGGGAAGCCCGTCGCCCCCGACGCCGTCCTCGACCGCATCGGCAGCGTCTACCAGAAGTGGCGCGGCACCGCCGTCGTGGAGATCGCCTCCGGCCGGCTGCTCGCCGCGCGCGGCGAGAACCTCCCCCTCACCGCCATCGACCGCACGAAACTGGCCGGCGAGGGCGGTCTCGCCCCGCGCATGGTCAAACTCGCCAACGGCGAGACGCGCCTGCTGACCCTCTCCCTGCTCTCCTGGGACGGGCAGCCGCAGCAGCTGCTCGTCGCCTCCAGCAGCCTGCGCTTCCCCGGGATCAGCCTGGGCAACTTCCGGGCCATCGCCGTCGTCGGCCCCGACGGCACCGTCCTCAGCGACGACGGCATCCCCGAGCCCGAGATGGTCCTCACCGACCTCCAGCGCGCCGACGTCAAGCGCGACACCAAGCAGCTCGCCTCCTTCGCGAAGACCGCCGCGAAGAAGGCCTCCGTCCATCCGCTGACCGCCAAGGAGCCCGGCTCCGGCGGCTTCCTCGGCGTCAGCGGCAGCCTGACCGGCGGACAGTGGGGCGGCGAACGCGCCGCCGCCGGCTACGCCCACCTCGCCGGCCCCGAGGCGGGCGTGGCCACCGACGCGACCAGCCTGGGCCTGACCGTCGTCGCCATGGTCAACGTGGCGCAGAACCCGGCCCGCACCTCCGACGCCTTCGCCGGACTCCTCCTGGCCGGCGCCTTGCTGCTGGTCGCCGCCCTGGTCATCGCCCTGCTGGTGACCACCGTGCAGCGGCCGCTGATCGCCCTGTTCCTGGAGAGCCGGCGGCTGACCGCCGGCGACCTGACCCGGCCCGTGCCCGTCCCGCGCGGCGCCGAGGCCGCGCGGATCGCCGCCGCCCTGGAACGGCTGCGCGTCCAGCTCCTCAGCGGCGGCGCCCCCGCGCCCGTCGTCCGGCCGCGCCGCAGGCGCCGTACGGGCGCCCGTACGCTCCTCGCGCTGTGCGGGGTGCTGCTCCTCGCCTGGTGCCTGCCGCTCGGGCTGCTCGTCAACCGGGCCGGGGAGGACGTGGTCGTACCGCAGCAGCTCGTCAACGACCAGCGCGAACGCACCGACACCCTCAACGACCGCATCCGGCGCGCCCTCAACGAGGGCCACGCCGACCTGCTGTCCGTGGCCTCGATGATGGGCGGCGACACCGACCCGGGCCACATGACCACCGTCCTGGAGCGCACCGCGCGGGAACACCTGCGCTACGCCTCCCTCTACGTCCTGGACGGCTCCGGCGCGGTCCTCGCCCGCGCCGGCGGCTCCCCGCAGGCCGACGGCGGCGGCAAGGGCCCGCGCAAGGAGCCCATCGCGCTGCACGAGGGCGGCAAGGAACCGGTCATCGTGGCCACCGCCGAGATCCCCGGCCGCGAGGGGACCGCCGTCGTCGGCGAGTTCCGCATCGACTTCCTCAACTCCCTGCTGCGGCGGCCGGGCCTGGGCGAGATCCGGGTGGTCGACGCCAAGCACCGGATCATCGCCTCCAACGGCGGCTACCGCGCCTTCGAGAAGCTCGACGACGAACGGCTCGACGCCCTCGTGGAGGGCTCCGCCCTCAAGGTCGGCATGGCACCCAGGCCCGGCAGCATCCTCTACCGCAGCGGCGGCGACCACGTCATCGCCGCCGCCGCGCCCTTCGTCGGCGGCGGCGCGGCCAAGCCGATGGACTGGACCGTGGTCAGTTGGCAGTCGGTCAAGGGCCTGGCCATCCACGAGTACAGCCTCCAGAACCGCACCGTCCTCGCCGGCCTGCTCGGCCTCGCGGTCGGCGCGGCCTGCCTGGGCTGGCTGCAGATCGTCGTGGTCGGCCCGCTGCGCGAACTCGCCCGTCGAGCAGAGGCCCTCGCGGACGGCGACCGGCGCACGGTCCTGTTCCCCCGCAACCACGACGAGGTGGGCGCCGTGACGCGCAGCCTGGAGATCCTCCGGCAACAGCTCCAGCAGCGACAGCAGCAGCGCAGGCAGGCGGAGGCGACCGGATTCGCCGGTGCCGAAGCCGAAGCCGAAGCCGGAAGGAACTGACCCCGTGCTCTTCCTCTACTGCGTGCTGGTCGTCAGCTGCGCCCTCATGCTGGTCGCCGGCATCGTCGAGCAGCGCCGGCACTTCGCGAACCTGGAACGGATCCCGCAGCGGGTGCTGGTCAACGGCATCCGCGGCAAGAGTTCCATCACCCGGCTGTGCGCCGGCGCGCTGCGCGGCGGCGGCCTGACCACCGTCGCGAAGACCACCGGCACCGCCGCCCGGTTCATCCACCCGGACGCCACCGAGGAGCCGGTGTACCGGAAGTTCGGCATCGCGAACGTGGTCGAGCAGATCGGCATCGTGCGGCGCGCGGCCGCGTACCGGCCCGACGCGCTGGTCATGGAGTGCATGGCGGTCATGCCGGCGCTCCAGGAGATCAACCAGTCGAAGCTGATCCAGTCGACCATCGGCGTCCTGTGCAACGTCCGCGAGGACCACGTCGCCGAGATGGGCCCGACCCTGGACGACATCGCGCGGTCGCTCTCGCGCTCGATGCCGCACGGCGGGATCTGCGTCACCGCCGAGAAGGAACGTTTCCACGTGCTCCAGGAGGAGGCCGACGCGCGGGACTGCCGGCTGATCTACGCCGACCCGGACACAGTCTCGGACGAGGAGCTGCGGGGCTTCGGCTGGTTCACGTTCAAGGAGAACGTCGCCATCGCCCTCACCGTCGCCGAGCTGCTCGGCGTCGACCGCGCCACGGCGTTGAAGGGCATGTACGACGCCCCGCCGGACCCGGGCGTGCTGTCGGTGGAGCGGTACCGCGCGCCGGACGGGAAGCGGCTGCGCTTCGCGAACGTCTTCGCGGCGAACGACCCCGAGTCCACGCTGATGAACATCAACCAGCTGCTGGACCTGGGCGCGGTGGACCGCCCGCTGAACGTGGTGATCAACTGCCGCCCCGACCGG
Coding sequences:
- a CDS encoding cache and HAMP domain-containing protein, whose product is MSLLGGIRPPITVLSVLLLVLAGFTALSLGTLREDRLPEAVLTSQQHFAEDGAIALRASLDESVTDLNRAASLFSAGKPVAPDAVLDRIGSVYQKWRGTAVVEIASGRLLAARGENLPLTAIDRTKLAGEGGLAPRMVKLANGETRLLTLSLLSWDGQPQQLLVASSSLRFPGISLGNFRAIAVVGPDGTVLSDDGIPEPEMVLTDLQRADVKRDTKQLASFAKTAAKKASVHPLTAKEPGSGGFLGVSGSLTGGQWGGERAAAGYAHLAGPEAGVATDATSLGLTVVAMVNVAQNPARTSDAFAGLLLAGALLLVAALVIALLVTTVQRPLIALFLESRRLTAGDLTRPVPVPRGAEAARIAAALERLRVQLLSGGAPAPVVRPRRRRRTGARTLLALCGVLLLAWCLPLGLLVNRAGEDVVVPQQLVNDQRERTDTLNDRIRRALNEGHADLLSVASMMGGDTDPGHMTTVLERTAREHLRYASLYVLDGSGAVLARAGGSPQADGGGKGPRKEPIALHEGGKEPVIVATAEIPGREGTAVVGEFRIDFLNSLLRRPGLGEIRVVDAKHRIIASNGGYRAFEKLDDERLDALVEGSALKVGMAPRPGSILYRSGGDHVIAAAAPFVGGGAAKPMDWTVVSWQSVKGLAIHEYSLQNRTVLAGLLGLAVGAACLGWLQIVVVGPLRELARRAEALADGDRRTVLFPRNHDEVGAVTRSLEILRQQLQQRQQQRRQAEATGFAGAEAEAEAGRN
- a CDS encoding CapA family protein — encoded protein: MSPTRQVRPRILAALLALPLSLVLAGCGPLGDETPQQGRAATGKNRSFTVAAAGDILIHPQLTDQAARDARAAGRTGYDFDRIMAGIKPVIGKADLGICHMEPVLGEPNGPFQTYPDFLVPPQIAKAIKNVGYDTCSTASNHTLDHGPEGVYRTLDTLDREGLRHTGSARDKEEAAKPLVLDVKGVKVAQISYAFGFNGREVPKDKPWLANLTDFKAIAAAEKKARAAGAEVVILSIHWGREHQPNPSNPQLELARKIAAETGINLVIGHHAHVVQPMEKVGGIWVAYGLGNQLARHDVPSGLTEEGAIGWFEFAEKNGRWDVKARFVPTFTDIPPDPETAPGADLPAAAPKPVRDHRLVDVVDALRGDAGLLPEQRARYRLAFERTQGTMLNRGAAKDGLAPLKTLPD